The Oreochromis niloticus isolate F11D_XX linkage group LG15, O_niloticus_UMD_NMBU, whole genome shotgun sequence genome includes a region encoding these proteins:
- the lg15h1orf198 gene encoding uncharacterized protein C1orf198 homolog, with protein sequence MAAATVAGLDAHRMEEKKLEYFSSINSMAKKIMQEREKIKAKHGSSWEKMTPQEQDNAIDNWMMDPHIRARYAMHRVEREEVVCYPKMLIQTGLKIVHFGEEDITWQDEHSAPFSWETKSQMEFSLTSGPADQGISSLQSDSKAAKVTHSGQIGKSAAGTKVSVSEGRRPEEESSFWKISAERSRLEGEQADFQSLTPSQIKSIEKGEKPLPSYLRQDSSVSSKEPETAEHHAPAPTRSTKHRAPKPPAPPPPIPTAVSATPASISISPNPPPPISVPSSNAGWERSQSTLPSVSNTVDEVFTSSLVSKPSNVSKEKEKEEEGSANTDVSPTFTQFNTSSSILKTGFDFLDNW encoded by the exons ATGGCCGCCGCAACCGTGGCGGGGCTCGATGCCCACAGGATGGAGGAAAAGAAGTTGGAGTACTTCTCCTCCATCAACTCCATGGCAAAGAAAATAATGCAGGAGAGGGAGAAAATCAAAGCCAAGCACGGCTCGTCCTGGGAGAAAATGACGCCGCAAGAGCAGGACAACGCCATCGACAACTGGATGATGGATCCTCATATCCGAGCCCGATACGCTATGCACAGAGTTGAGCGTGAAGAAGTGGTCTGTTACCCTAAAATGCTCATTCAGACGGGTCTGAAGATAGTTCACTTCGGAGAAGAG gATATCACCTGGCAGGATGAGCACTCTGCCCCCTTTTCATGGGAAacaaag AGTCAGATGGAGTTCAGCTTGACCTCAGGCCCTGCAGACCAGGGGATCTCATCTTTGCAGTCTGACTCAAAGGCTGCAAAGGTTACTCATTCCGGTCAGATTGGCAAGAGTGCAGCAGGAACAAAG GTGTCTGTCAGCGAGGGCCGGAGACCAGAAGAGGAGTCATCTTTCTGGAAGATCAGCGCTGAGAGGTCCAGGCTGGAGGGTGAGCAAGCTGATTTCCAGTCCCTGACCCCCAGCCAGATCAAGTCCATAGAGAAAGGAGAGAAACCCCTCCCATCCTACCTCCGACAG GATAGCTCTGTCAGCTCCAAGGAGCCTGAAACTGCAGAGCACCACGCTCCAGCTCCCACTAGGTCCACCAAACATAGAGCACCCAAGCCTCCTGCTCCACCACCTCCCATCCCCACCGCTGTCAGCGCAACCCCGGCATCCATCTCCATCTCTCCAAACCCACCCCCACCTATCAGCGTCCCATCTTCGAATGCAGGCTGGGAGAGATCTCAGAGCACCCTGCCATCCGTCAGCAACACGGTCGATGAAGTGTTCACCTCCAGCCTGGTGTCAAAGCCTTCAAATGTCtcgaaagagaaagagaaggaggaagagggcTCAGCCAATACTGACGTCAGCCCCACCTTTACCCAG TTTAATACAAGCAGCAGCATCCTGAAGACCGGATTTGACTTCCTAGACAACTGGTAA